One window from the genome of Vicugna pacos chromosome 21, VicPac4, whole genome shotgun sequence encodes:
- the TNFAIP8L2 gene encoding tumor necrosis factor alpha-induced protein 8-like protein 2 — MESFSSKSLVLQAEKKLLSKMAGRSVAHLFIDETSSQVLDELYRVSKEYTHSRPQAQRVIKDLIKVAVKVAVLHRSGCFSPGELALATRFRQKLRQGAMTALSFGEVDFTFEAAVLAGLLAECRDMLLDLVAPHLTPKSHGRIRHVFDHFSDPGLLTALYGPDFTQHLGRLCDGLRKLLDEGKL, encoded by the coding sequence ATGGAGTCCTTCAGTTCCAAGAGTCTGGTCCTGCAGGCCGAGAAGAAGCTACTGAGTAAGATGGCGGGTCGGTCTGTGGCTCATCTCTTCATCGATGAGACGAGCAGCCAGGTGCTCGATGAGCTCTACCGTGTGTCCAAAGAGTACACACACAGCCGGCCCCAGGCGCAGCGGGTGATCAAGGACCTGATCAAGGTGGCCGTCAAGGTGGCCGTGCTGCACCGCAGCGGCTGCTTCAGCCCCGGGGAGCTGGCCCTGGCCACCCGCTTCCGCCAGAAGCTGCGCCAGGGCGCCATGACGGCGCTCAGCTTCGGCGAGGTGGACTTCACCTTCGAGGCCGCCGTGCTGGCCGGCCTGCTGGCCGAGTGCCGGGACATGCTGCTGGACCTGGTGGCGCCCCACCTCACGCCCAAGTCTCACGGCCGCATCCGCCACGTGTTCGACCACTTCTCTGACCCCGGGCTGCTCACGGCCCTCTACGGGCCTGACTTCACGCAGCACCTCGGCCGGCTCTGCGATGGGCTCAGGAAGCTGCTGGACGAGGGGAAG